From Medicago truncatula cultivar Jemalong A17 chromosome 7, MtrunA17r5.0-ANR, whole genome shotgun sequence, a single genomic window includes:
- the LOC25499839 gene encoding homeobox-leucine zipper protein HDG11 gives MEHHSEGSVSSDTHKRKKCCNRHTSNQIQRLEAVFKTCSYPDEKQRLQLGRELAMDPTKIKFWFQNRRTQLKTQNERDDNCTLIQENDKIRSQNKAMREALQNVICSTCDGQKLRIENARLKEELVRVSSIAAGYTGSSSTLPNVPYQPAGLSHKEKSLMFDIATNAMQELIFLMETNEPLWMKSNNNGRDTLNLETYETMFPRTNNQLKNPNIRIEASRKSGDVIMNALTLVEMFMDPIDFVEQHKWMELFPTIVTIAKTIEVISSRTKDGLDGSLQLMYEELQVLSPLVPIREFYFLRYCKQFEEGWAIVDVSYEFPHNKHFASKFRGHRLPSGCFILFIQNMPNGKSKVTWIEHVEVEDRNPVHMLYRNVIYSGVAFGAEKWLTTLQIMCERIASYLMDSGHSTGHLEGVIPSPDGKRTMMKLTQRMVTNFCESINGSASHRWTTLSTLNEITVRKSQPNGEVLSASTIIWLPLPPQTVFNFLNDERKRSQSNVLSNGNDVQEVVHIANVSRPGNCISVFNGFSTGNNNMLILQESCVDSSGSLVVSCPVDSSIMSEVDPSYIQLLPSGFIITSDGKQNDNNIQGGNSGNDDVASTSSNTNIGGSLLTVAFQIMVNSLPSNMESVPVVNGLICKTVEQIKAALNCPM, from the exons ATGGAGCATCACAGTGAAGGAAGTGTTTCTTCAGATACTCATAAAAGGAAGAAATGTTGCAACCGTCACACTTCTAATCAGATCCAAAGGCTTGAAGC ggtgtTTAAGACATGTTCATATCCTGATGAAAAACAAAGGTTGCAGTTAGGCAGGGAATTAGCCATGGATCCTACCAAGATCAAATTTTGGTTTCAGAATAGAAGGACTCAGTTGAAG ACACAAAATGAAAGAGATGATAATTGTACACTCATACAagagaatgataaaataagATCTCAGAATAAAGCTATGAGGGAAGCCCTTCAAAATGTTATCTGCAGCACTTGTGATGGACAAAAGTTGAGAATAGAAAATGCTCGACTCAAAGAAGAG CTTGTTAGAGTATCTAGCATTGCAGCTGGATACACTGGAAGTTCATCAACATTGCCAAATGTTCCTTACCAACCTGCTGGTCTCTCTCATAAGGAAAAATCACTAATGTTTGACATTGCTACAAATGCAATGCAAGAGCTGATTTTTCTTATGGAAACTAATGAGCCTCTTTGGATGAAATCAAACAATAATGGAAGAGATACTCTTAACCTTGAAACCTATGAAACAATGTTCCCTAGGACTAATAATCAGTTAAAGAATCCGAATATTCGCATCGAAGCTTCTAGAAAATCTGGTGATGTTATCATGAATGCCTTGACCTTGGTTGAAATGTTTATGGATCCT ATTGATTTTGTAGAACAACACAAGTGGATGGAGCTATTTCCAACTATTGTGACAATCGCAAAGACTATTGAAGTTATATCTTCTCGAACGAAGGATGGTCTTGATGGTTCTTTGCAATTg atgtatGAAGAGTTGCAAGTGCTTTCACCACTTGTTCCTATTAGAGAATTCTACTTCCTACGTTATTGTAAACAATTTGAGGAAGGATGGGCAATAGTTGATGTTTCATATGAATTTCCTCATAACAAACATTTTGCTTCGAAATTTCGAGGCCATCGTCTTCCTTCCGGTTGCTTCATCCt CTTCATCCAAAACATGCCTAATGGAAAATCCAAG gtTACTTGGATTGAACATGTTGAAGTTGAAGACAGAAATCCAGTTCATATGCTCTATAGAAATGTTATCTATAGTGGAGTTGCATTTGGAGCTGAAAAATGGCTCACTACACTTCAAATAATGTGTGAAAGGATTGCTTCTTATCTTATGGATTCAGGTCATTCTACCGGTCATCTCGAAGG AGTGATTCCATCACCTGATGGAAAGAGGACCATGATGAAGCTAACACAAAGGATGGTAACTAATTTCTGTGAAAGTATAAATGGATCAGCTAGTCATAGATGGACCACATTATCAACTTTGAATGAGATTACTGTGAGGAAGAGTCAGCCTAATGGTGAGGTGCTAAGCGCATCTACTATCATTTGGCTGCCTCTTCCTCCACAGACTGTGTTCAATTTCTTGAACGATGAAAGGAAACGATCTCAG TCGAATGTACTTTCCAATGGTAATGATGTTCAAGAGGTTGTTCATATAGCAAATGTTTCGCGCCCTGGTAACTGCATTTCCGTGTTTAAT GGTTTCAGCACAGGAAACAACAACATGTTGATATTACAAGAAAGTTGTGTGGATTCATCAGGTTCACTTGTGGTGTCTTGTCCTGTTGATTCATCAATAATGAGTGAGGTAGATCCTTCATACATTCAATTACTACCATCAGGTTTCATAATTACTTCTGATGGAAAgcaaaatgataataatattcAAGGAGGTAATAGTGGTAATGATGATGTTGCATCAACAAGCTCAAACACAAACATTGGAGGATCATTGTTAACAGTTGCATTTCAAATTATGGTGAATAGTTTACCATCTAACATGGAGTCTGTTCCAGTTGTTAATGGACTTATTTGTAAGACTGTCGAACAAATAAAAGCTGCTTTGAATTGTCCTATGTAG